Proteins co-encoded in one Chloroflexota bacterium genomic window:
- a CDS encoding aminotransferase class V-fold PLP-dependent enzyme: protein MKATRPSNRVYDELGVPLVIHAGGPTTNYGGSLMRPETIAAMAEAGRAFVSVETLNRRIGAYIAEVTEAEAGMVVAGAAAGMVLSLAACMTGTDLAAIRRLPDTTGLKDEMVIQKIHRGPYSHMYGFTGARIVEVGNVSSCLPEELDAALSDRTAAVAFLFAPGNPRGGLTLPQVAEIAHARGVPVIVDAAMTVPPRENLTRFIRDGADLVTMSGGKVIRGPQATGLLYGRADLIEAAHLNSSPNHAIGRPSKVAKEEMVGLYAALRSYMDSDEDEMLREMRDLVEIIVDDVGEIDGVRATVEFDDDRFFVPTAVVGFEPDWTGADAQVVGDALLAGEPAIYVRVDPARNQLEAYSANLQPGEPEIIGSRLREVLLETGQ from the coding sequence ATGAAGGCCACGCGACCGTCGAATCGCGTCTACGACGAGCTGGGCGTGCCGCTGGTGATCCACGCCGGTGGACCCACGACGAACTACGGCGGTTCGCTGATGCGGCCGGAGACTATCGCGGCGATGGCCGAGGCGGGACGGGCGTTCGTTTCGGTGGAGACGCTCAACCGCCGCATCGGCGCATACATTGCCGAGGTCACCGAGGCCGAGGCCGGCATGGTGGTGGCCGGGGCCGCCGCCGGGATGGTGCTCTCGCTGGCCGCGTGCATGACGGGCACGGACCTGGCGGCCATCCGACGCCTGCCGGACACGACCGGTCTCAAGGACGAGATGGTCATCCAGAAGATCCATCGCGGTCCCTACAGCCACATGTACGGCTTCACCGGCGCGCGGATCGTAGAGGTGGGCAACGTGTCGTCGTGCCTGCCCGAGGAGCTGGATGCCGCGCTCAGCGACCGCACGGCCGCGGTGGCGTTCCTGTTCGCGCCGGGGAATCCGCGCGGCGGATTGACGCTCCCTCAGGTGGCCGAGATTGCCCACGCGCGCGGCGTTCCGGTGATCGTGGATGCGGCCATGACGGTGCCGCCGCGCGAAAACCTGACGCGTTTCATCCGCGACGGCGCCGACTTGGTCACCATGAGCGGCGGCAAAGTGATCCGCGGCCCGCAGGCCACCGGGCTGCTCTACGGCCGCGCGGATCTCATCGAGGCGGCGCACCTGAACAGCAGCCCCAACCACGCCATTGGCCGACCGTCCAAGGTGGCCAAGGAGGAGATGGTGGGCCTATACGCGGCGCTGCGCAGCTACATGGACTCGGACGAGGACGAGATGCTGCGGGAGATGCGCGACCTGGTCGAGATCATCGTCGACGACGTGGGCGAGATCGACGGCGTGCGCGCGACGGTGGAGTTCGACGACGACCGCTTCTTCGTGCCGACGGCGGTGGTCGGATTCGAGCCCGACTGGACCGGAGCCGACGCCCAGGTGGTCGGCGACGCGCTGCTGGCCGGTGAGCCGGCCATCTACGTTCGCGTCGACCCGGCGCGGAATCAGCTCGAGGCCTACTCCGCCAACCTCCAGCCCGGCGAGCCGGAGATCATCGGGAGTCGGCTGCGTGAGGTTCTGCTGGAGACCGGCCAATAA
- a CDS encoding aminotransferase class V-fold PLP-dependent enzyme → MSRPRLMIPGPIDLEPEVLEALSEQVVPHYGDAWVAAYRHVRENLLAIGESEGDAFVLAGTGIVGIDAAIGTAVPTGGQLIVVDNGFFSGRMCEVADGYGITTHVLRTERGRPVRPDELAAFMQAHPEARVVGLTHGETATGVLNDLESLGGVVADAGRFLIVDAVSTFGAARLAVDAWDVSICCTASQKALESPPGAAPVIVNAQAWDFLDSSGAANHGLYSDLRVWRRYAAEMAEFHPQPATMPVNVIAALTVATDRILADGLERRYRRYREIAARVRARARAAGYEPLAADEWASPTVTALRPPPGLAADDVVAAVRDRANIQLGSGIAELAGEVFRVGHMGLSTTDAYLDDLFGVLDTLSNAQERAAS, encoded by the coding sequence ATGAGCCGCCCGCGGCTGATGATCCCAGGTCCGATCGACCTCGAGCCAGAGGTGCTGGAAGCACTGTCCGAACAGGTAGTTCCGCACTACGGTGACGCCTGGGTGGCGGCCTACCGGCACGTGCGGGAGAACCTTCTGGCCATTGGCGAGAGCGAGGGCGACGCGTTCGTGCTCGCCGGCACCGGCATCGTGGGCATCGACGCCGCCATCGGGACGGCGGTGCCCACGGGCGGCCAATTGATCGTTGTGGACAACGGCTTCTTCTCCGGTCGCATGTGCGAGGTCGCGGACGGCTATGGCATCACCACCCACGTCTTGCGCACCGAACGCGGCAGACCCGTGAGGCCGGATGAGCTGGCGGCATTCATGCAGGCGCACCCGGAAGCCAGGGTCGTGGGATTGACCCATGGCGAGACGGCGACCGGCGTGCTCAACGACCTGGAATCTCTCGGCGGCGTGGTGGCGGATGCGGGCCGCTTCCTCATCGTCGACGCGGTGTCCACCTTCGGCGCGGCGCGCCTAGCCGTGGACGCCTGGGACGTCAGCATCTGCTGCACCGCCTCGCAGAAGGCCCTGGAATCGCCGCCGGGCGCGGCGCCCGTGATCGTGAATGCGCAAGCCTGGGACTTCCTGGACTCGAGCGGTGCCGCGAATCACGGGCTTTACAGCGACCTGCGCGTCTGGCGCCGCTACGCCGCCGAGATGGCGGAGTTCCATCCCCAGCCGGCCACGATGCCGGTCAACGTCATCGCCGCGCTCACCGTCGCCACCGACCGCATCCTTGCCGATGGACTCGAACGGCGCTATCGGCGCTATCGGGAGATTGCCGCCCGGGTGCGCGCGCGGGCGCGCGCCGCCGGCTATGAGCCGCTGGCGGCGGACGAGTGGGCCTCGCCCACGGTCACGGCCCTGCGCCCGCCGCCGGGCCTCGCGGCGGACGACGTCGTGGCGGCTGTGCGTGACCGAGCCAACATTCAACTCGGCAGCGGTATCGCGGAGCTCGCCGGAGAGGTGTTCCGCGTGGGGCACATGGGGCTCTCGACCACGGATGCCTATCTCGACGACCTGTTCGGCGTGCTCGATACCCTGTCAAACGCGCAGGAGCGCGCGGCGTCCTAA